From Lolium perenne isolate Kyuss_39 chromosome 5, Kyuss_2.0, whole genome shotgun sequence, a single genomic window includes:
- the LOC127303045 gene encoding uncharacterized protein isoform X2 encodes MGDLILGVAKTVVEGTLIKVRSAIDEETKLKESVQRDLVFITGEFEMMQCFLNVTSEEGAKNVVVKAWVRQLRDLAFDVEDCIEFVLHLDDKSAWWWRVVPSCIAPTLPLDLAVANIKTLKERVIDISQRNMRYNITGDSSSGSKPPVITPAVTGAAETFDMLVEAQAAAKRQNGLRDLGRLINREDRDLQVVSLWGTSSDVGMKSIITKAYDDPETCRNFTCRAWVKLVHPFNPHEFIRSLLAQFFADSCQDKQTAIGVDVMTMMQAATRTEEHLKEEFLSRVHKHRYLVVLENLCSMVDWRTAKTYLPDINNGSRIVVSTQQFEIATLCTGHPHNISEIRQFSLDHSVCVLFKEGSQYDGDKFKYEARDFQPFESEAANILDILKGVDTEIRHDGKSLAFKVMSVWGISGVDKSALVRSIYRGQMTRQYSHRWGKFAWVNIACSQDLEEFYRSLLWDLCSITTEAEENEYRANRYMSYEKRCCDILREHRCLLVIDGLEHMKQWDEIYTALNLGAAKGRTIAITEQKSIALHCADNADLVCHVKTSPSDATGFLKDQGSERDGDTKCQDQVTDSHPFDSEAARIHDMLRVDNQFGRNKSLGFQPSESEAINFETSEHDDARDLSKQQGSQRDKGKQHDEFSHMVAPTTQENFHLFGRRSEAAKILEIFDKIDSEISYPQKYPVSFRVMSVWGIAGIGKSYLVRSIYRDQMKFKYSHRWSKQAWADVPHPFNLRELCQSLLLSLSSESGSGKVEEYFGMSLAEDPIKECRDILREHRCLVVIDHLLSIEDWGTINTALGLGSTKAYTIVITSEESIAIQCADTYSICNIGSLQPDATLQLYKDQINKSTSYIRSDIEEEELALVKSGGLPKVITAVCRYIVSKRSMWELKYGFIDILKNSLYCGDLEDFFIWMQSYFRSCPDFLKPCVFYLPIFPPNYNIRRRRLLRRWIAEGYCMSTISAIAESNAETSFEKLMSLSMIQEPPQGINLPGSGINFCQINGFFHEYIMSQPKEDNMVFALGGADQSQQYTGRHLTIRSNWNRSELFEIIDFSRLRSLTVFGEWRSFFISKKMQMLRVLDLEDTTSDVSDEDVEQIVDIMSRLKFLSLRGCTTVSRLPTSLGNLKQLETLDVRHTSITMLPETITKLQKLQYIRAGSTVPSTESQSIQPGSYRLPKFRRHQFISAHLGVKVPRGVGKLTGLDTLGVVNVGASGGNAFLKELKNLTQVCKLAVSGINRQNIVDFVSAISAHSLLDSLSMRLDKDGKGALCSVNDISEPQEILLTSLKIHGDVDNFPAWMKLFFSLGKLDLEVTILTQEMIDTLADGNFKCLRLCVKPTEDAFGEDGGKELEVLKVHSSCRPQISGLANLEGLQLVWLIGSCDKTLKEDVERQLAQHPNEIKPVLKLEDVSSPQLAEHPNEIEPVVELEEESSTQVAEHPNEIQMGSNLSCSSRDSFSS; translated from the exons ATGGGGGACCTCATTCTTGGGGTGGCCAAGACCGTGGTAGAAGGGACGCTGATCAAGGTCAGGTCCGCCATCGACGAGGAGACAAAGCTGAAGGAGAGCGTCCAACGTGACCTTGTTTTCATCACCGGTGAGTTCGAAATGATGCAatgcttcctcaatgtcaccagtgAGGAGGGCGCCAAGAATGTGGTGGTGAAGGCCTGGGTGAGGCAGCTCAGGGACCTCGCCTTCGATGTTGAAGACTGCATAGAGTTTGTTCTCCATCTGGACGACAAGTCGGCCTGGTGGTGGCGTGTGGTGCCGTCATGCATAGCGCCCACGCTGCCCCTGGACCTCGCCGTCGCCAACATAAAGACGCTCAAGGAGAGAGTCATCGACATAAGCCAGAGGAACATGCGCTACAACATCACGGGCGACTCAAGCTCCGGCTCCAAGCCGCCGGTCATCACGCCGGCAGTCACTGGTGCAGCCGAAACGTTTGACATGCTTGTCGAGGCCCAGGCTGCTGCCAAGAGGCAGAATGGTTTACGGGACCTCGGCCGGCTGATCAACCGTGAAGACCGAGACCTTCAAGTGGTCTCCTTGTGGGGAACGAGCAGTGATGTTGGGATGAAATCCATCATCACAAAAGCATACGATGACCCGGAGACCTGTCGAAACTTCACATGCCGTGCTTGGGTGAAGCTCGTTCATCCTTTTAACCCCCATGAGTTCATTCGTAGCCTGCTGGCTCAGTTCTTTGCAGATTCTTGCCAAGACAAACAAACAGCCATTGGTGTAGATGTAATGACGATGATGCAGGCGGCGACAAGGACGGAAGAACATCTCAAGGAAGAGTTTCTGAGCCGAGTTCATAAGCACAGGTATCTCGTCGTCCTAGAGAACCTGTGCAGTATGGTTGACTGGCGCACTGCCAAGACATATCTGCCTGACATCAACAACGGGAGCCGGATAGTCGTGTCCACGCAGCAATTTGAAATTGCAACCTTGTGCACAGGGCACCCGCACAACATATCGGAGATCAGACAGTTCTCACTTGATCACTCCGTGTGTGTCTTGTTCAAGGAG GGTTCTCAATATGATGGCGACAAGTTCAAATATGAAGCGAGGGATTTTCAACCTTTTGAGTCTGAAGCGGCTAACATTCTTGATATCTTGAAAGGGGTAGACACTGAAATAAGGCATGACGGCAAGTCTTTGGCATTCAAAGTTATGTCCGTTTGGGGTATTTCTGGTGTTGACAAATCAGCTCTTGTAAGAAGTATTTATCGGGGCCAAATGACTCGACAGTATAGTCACAGGTGGGGCAAGTTCGCGTGGGTCAACATAGCTTGTTCGCAGGATTTGGAGGAATTCTATCGGAGCTTACTTTGGGATTTGTGTTCAATAACAACTGAAGCAGAAGAAAATGAGTATCGTGCTAATCGCTACATGTCATATGAAAAAAGGTGCTGTGATATTCTTCGTGAGCATCGTTGCCTTTTGGTTATCGATGGTTTGGAACACATGAAACAGTGGGACGAGATATATACGGCCTTGAATCTTGGGGCAGCTAAAGGCCGTACAATTGCGATTACAGAGCAAAAGAGCATTGCTCTGCATTGTGCAGATAACGCCGACTTAGTGTGCCACGTCAAAACTTCACCATCTGATGCAACTGGCTTTCTCAAAGACCAG GGTTCTGAACGTGACGGGGATACTAAATGTCAGGATCAAGTCACGGATAGCCATCCATTTGATTCTGAAGCAGCTCGCATCCATGATATGTTGAGAGTAGACAATCAATTCGGGCGTAACAAGTCGTTGGGATTTCAGCCTTCTGAGTCTGAAGCAATTAACTTCGAAACATCAGAACATGATGATGCCCGTGATCTTTCTAAACAACAG GGTTCTCAGCGTGACAAAGGAAAACAACATGATGAATTCAGTCACATGGTTGCACCTACAACCCAAGAAAATTTTCATCTTTTCGGGCGCCGGTCTGAAGCAGCCAAAATCCTTGAGATCTTTGATAAGATCGACAGTGAAATTTCTTACCCCCAAAAGTACCCTGTTTCTTTTCGTGTAATGTCCGTGTGGGGAATCGCAGGTATTGGAAAATCATACCTAGTTAGAAGTATCTACCGCGACCAGATGAAGTTCAAGTACAGTCACCGATGGAGTAAACAAGCCTGGGCCGACGTTCCCCACCCGTTCAATTTGAGGGAGTTATGCCAGAGCTTACTTTTGAGTTTGTCTTCAGAATCTGGAAGTGGGAAGGTGGAGGAATATTTTGGTATGTCTTTAGCGGAAGATCCGATAAAGGAGTGCCGAGATATTCTGCGTGAACATCGGTGCCTCGTCGTTATCGACCATCTGTTGTCTATTGAAGACTGGGGCACGATAAATACAGCCTTAGGACTTGGTTCAACTAAAGCATATACCATTGTTATTACGAGTGAAGAAAGCATTGCCATACAATGTGCAGACACCTACTCAATATGCAACATCGGAAGCTTACAACCTGATGCGACCCTTCAGCTCTACAAGGACCAG ATAAATAAATCAACCAGTTATATAAGATCTGACATAGAGGAAGAAGAACTTGCATTAGTAAAGTCTGGAGGACTTCCCAAAGTAATAACCGCTGTATGTCGCTACATTGTGAGCAAAAGAAGTATGTGGGAGCTGAAATATGGCTTCATAGATATATTGAAAAACAGTCTATATTGTGGTGATCTTGAGGATTTCTTTATCTGGATGCAGTCATACTTTCGTTCTTGTCCGGATTTCCTCAAGCCCTGTGTCTTTTACCTGCCAATTTTTCCTCCAAACTACAACATTCGGCGCAGGCGTCTATTAAGGCGATGGATTGCAGAGGGCTACTGTATGAGCACTATTAGCGCTATTGCTGAGAGTAATGCTGAGACTTCCTTCGAGAAGCTCATGAGTCTAAGCATGATCCAGGAGCCACCACAGGGAATCAATTTGCCAGGCTCGGGCATAAATTTCTGTCAAATAAATGGGTTTTTTCATGAGTATATTATGTCACAACCAAAGGAAGATAATATGGTGTTTGCACTCGGGGGGGCTGATCAAAGCCAGCAGTACACAGGGCGACACCTTACCATCAGGAGCAACTGGAACAGATCAGAATTGTTTGAGATTATCGACTTCTCGCGGCTACGATCTTTGACAGTGTTTGGAGAGTGGAGGTCATTCTTCATCTCTAAGAAGATGCAGATGCTTCGGGTGCTTGATCTGGAAGACACCACCTCAGATGTATCAGATGAAGATGTCGAGCAAATAGTGGATATAATGTCACGCCTCAAGTTCCTCTCCCTGCGAGGATGCACTACTGTATCCCGTTTGCCCACTTCATTGGGCAATCTGAAGCAGTTGGAGACTCTAGATGTGAGACACACCTCTATAACTATGCTGCCAGAGACCATCACCAAGCTGCAAAAGCTGCAGTACATCCGTGCTGGCTCCACAGTTCCATCGACAGAGTCGCAATCAATACAACCAGGATcctacaggttacccaagtttcgCCGACACCAGTTTATCAGTGCTCATCTTGGTGTTAAGGTGCCCAGAGGGGTAGGGAAACTGACAGGTTTGGATACTCTGGGTGTTGTCAATGTTGGTGCCTCTGGGGGGAATGCCTTCCTGAAAGAGCTGAAGAATCTTACGCAAGTGTGCAAGCTTGCAGTGTCCGGCATCAACCGTCAGAACATCGTGGATTTCGTTTCTGCCATCTCGGCTCACAGCCTTTTGGACTCTTTGTCAATGCGTCTTGATAAGGATGGTAAGGGTGCCTTGTGTTCTGTCAATGATATCTCCGAGCCTCAGGAGATTCTCTTGACGAGCCTTAAGATTCACGGGGATGTAGACAATTTTCCAGCCTGGatgaagctttttttttctttgggaaAGTTGGATCTTGAAGTGACCATATTAACGCAGGAGATGATTGATACCCTTGCAGATGGGAATTTCAAATGCTTACGACTTTGTGTCAAGCCAACTGAAGATG CTTTTGGGGAAGATGGAGGGAAGGAGCTTGAGGTGCTGAAAGTTCACAGCTCTTGTAGGCCGCAGATTTCTGGGCTAGCGAACCTAGAGGGACTCCAGCTAGTCTGGCTTATAGGTTCTTGTGACAAGACACTCAAGGAAGACGTGGAGCGCCAACTTGCACAGCATCCAAATGAAATCAAACCTGTCTTGAAGCTGGAGGATGTATCTTCTCCCCAACTGGCAGAGCATCCAAATGAGATCGAACCTGTCGTGGAGCTGGAGGAAGAATCTTCTACCCAAGTTGCCGAGCATCCAAATGAAATCCAAATGGGATCAAACCTGTCTTGCAGCTCGAGAGATTCATTCTCATCTTGA
- the LOC127303045 gene encoding uncharacterized protein isoform X1: protein MGDLILGVAKTVVEGTLIKVRSAIDEETKLKESVQRDLVFITGEFEMMQCFLNVTSEEGAKNVVVKAWVRQLRDLAFDVEDCIEFVLHLDDKSAWWWRVVPSCIAPTLPLDLAVANIKTLKERVIDISQRNMRYNITGDSSSGSKPPVITPAVTGAAETFDMLVEAQAAAKRQNGLRDLGRLINREDRDLQVVSLWGTSSDVGMKSIITKAYDDPETCRNFTCRAWVKLVHPFNPHEFIRSLLAQFFADSCQDKQTAIGVDVMTMMQAATRTEEHLKEEFLSRVHKHRYLVVLENLCSMVDWRTAKTYLPDINNGSRIVVSTQQFEIATLCTGHPHNISEIRQFSLDHSVCVLFKEGSQYDGDKFKYEARDFQPFESEAANILDILKGVDTEIRHDGKSLAFKVMSVWGISGVDKSALVRSIYRGQMTRQYSHRWGKFAWVNIACSQDLEEFYRSLLWDLCSITTEAEENEYRANRYMSYEKRCCDILREHRCLLVIDGLEHMKQWDEIYTALNLGAAKGRTIAITEQKSIALHCADNADLVCHVKTSPSDATGFLKDQGSERDGDTKCQDQVTDSHPFDSEAARIHDMLRVDNQFGRNKSLGFQPSESEAINFETSEHDDARDLSKQQGSQRDKGKQHDEFSHMVAPTTQENFHLFGRRSEAAKILEIFDKIDSEISYPQKYPVSFRVMSVWGIAGIGKSYLVRSIYRDQMKFKYSHRWSKQAWADVPHPFNLRELCQSLLLSLSSESGSGKVEEYFGMSLAEDPIKECRDILREHRCLVVIDHLLSIEDWGTINTALGLGSTKAYTIVITSEESIAIQCADTYSICNIGSLQPDATLQLYKDQINKSTSYIRSDIEEEELALVKSGGLPKVITAVCRYIVSKRSMWELKYGFIDILKNSLYCGDLEDFFIWMQSYFRSCPDFLKPCVFYLPIFPPNYNIRRRRLLRRWIAEGYCMSTISAIAESNAETSFEKLMSLSMIQEPPQGINLPGSGINFCQINGFFHEYIMSQPKEDNMVFALGGADQSQQYTGRHLTIRSNWNRSELFEIIDFSRLRSLTVFGEWRSFFISKKMQMLRVLDLEDTTSDVSDEDVEQIVDIMSRLKFLSLRGCTTVSRLPTSLGNLKQLETLDVRHTSITMLPETITKLQKLQYIRAGSTVPSTESQSIQPGSYRLPKFRRHQFISAHLGVKVPRGVGKLTGLDTLGVVNVGASGGNAFLKELKNLTQVCKLAVSGINRQNIVDFVSAISAHSLLDSLSMRLDKDGKGALCSVNDISEPQEILLTSLKIHGDVDNFPAWMKLFFSLGKLDLEVTILTQEMIDTLADGNFKCLRLCVKPTEDGEYNFSIGHTWGFTFLRTLEIDCSSTFLLAFGEDGGKELEVLKVHSSCRPQISGLANLEGLQLVWLIGSCDKTLKEDVERQLAQHPNEIKPVLKLEDVSSPQLAEHPNEIEPVVELEEESSTQVAEHPNEIQMGSNLSCSSRDSFSS, encoded by the exons ATGGGGGACCTCATTCTTGGGGTGGCCAAGACCGTGGTAGAAGGGACGCTGATCAAGGTCAGGTCCGCCATCGACGAGGAGACAAAGCTGAAGGAGAGCGTCCAACGTGACCTTGTTTTCATCACCGGTGAGTTCGAAATGATGCAatgcttcctcaatgtcaccagtgAGGAGGGCGCCAAGAATGTGGTGGTGAAGGCCTGGGTGAGGCAGCTCAGGGACCTCGCCTTCGATGTTGAAGACTGCATAGAGTTTGTTCTCCATCTGGACGACAAGTCGGCCTGGTGGTGGCGTGTGGTGCCGTCATGCATAGCGCCCACGCTGCCCCTGGACCTCGCCGTCGCCAACATAAAGACGCTCAAGGAGAGAGTCATCGACATAAGCCAGAGGAACATGCGCTACAACATCACGGGCGACTCAAGCTCCGGCTCCAAGCCGCCGGTCATCACGCCGGCAGTCACTGGTGCAGCCGAAACGTTTGACATGCTTGTCGAGGCCCAGGCTGCTGCCAAGAGGCAGAATGGTTTACGGGACCTCGGCCGGCTGATCAACCGTGAAGACCGAGACCTTCAAGTGGTCTCCTTGTGGGGAACGAGCAGTGATGTTGGGATGAAATCCATCATCACAAAAGCATACGATGACCCGGAGACCTGTCGAAACTTCACATGCCGTGCTTGGGTGAAGCTCGTTCATCCTTTTAACCCCCATGAGTTCATTCGTAGCCTGCTGGCTCAGTTCTTTGCAGATTCTTGCCAAGACAAACAAACAGCCATTGGTGTAGATGTAATGACGATGATGCAGGCGGCGACAAGGACGGAAGAACATCTCAAGGAAGAGTTTCTGAGCCGAGTTCATAAGCACAGGTATCTCGTCGTCCTAGAGAACCTGTGCAGTATGGTTGACTGGCGCACTGCCAAGACATATCTGCCTGACATCAACAACGGGAGCCGGATAGTCGTGTCCACGCAGCAATTTGAAATTGCAACCTTGTGCACAGGGCACCCGCACAACATATCGGAGATCAGACAGTTCTCACTTGATCACTCCGTGTGTGTCTTGTTCAAGGAG GGTTCTCAATATGATGGCGACAAGTTCAAATATGAAGCGAGGGATTTTCAACCTTTTGAGTCTGAAGCGGCTAACATTCTTGATATCTTGAAAGGGGTAGACACTGAAATAAGGCATGACGGCAAGTCTTTGGCATTCAAAGTTATGTCCGTTTGGGGTATTTCTGGTGTTGACAAATCAGCTCTTGTAAGAAGTATTTATCGGGGCCAAATGACTCGACAGTATAGTCACAGGTGGGGCAAGTTCGCGTGGGTCAACATAGCTTGTTCGCAGGATTTGGAGGAATTCTATCGGAGCTTACTTTGGGATTTGTGTTCAATAACAACTGAAGCAGAAGAAAATGAGTATCGTGCTAATCGCTACATGTCATATGAAAAAAGGTGCTGTGATATTCTTCGTGAGCATCGTTGCCTTTTGGTTATCGATGGTTTGGAACACATGAAACAGTGGGACGAGATATATACGGCCTTGAATCTTGGGGCAGCTAAAGGCCGTACAATTGCGATTACAGAGCAAAAGAGCATTGCTCTGCATTGTGCAGATAACGCCGACTTAGTGTGCCACGTCAAAACTTCACCATCTGATGCAACTGGCTTTCTCAAAGACCAG GGTTCTGAACGTGACGGGGATACTAAATGTCAGGATCAAGTCACGGATAGCCATCCATTTGATTCTGAAGCAGCTCGCATCCATGATATGTTGAGAGTAGACAATCAATTCGGGCGTAACAAGTCGTTGGGATTTCAGCCTTCTGAGTCTGAAGCAATTAACTTCGAAACATCAGAACATGATGATGCCCGTGATCTTTCTAAACAACAG GGTTCTCAGCGTGACAAAGGAAAACAACATGATGAATTCAGTCACATGGTTGCACCTACAACCCAAGAAAATTTTCATCTTTTCGGGCGCCGGTCTGAAGCAGCCAAAATCCTTGAGATCTTTGATAAGATCGACAGTGAAATTTCTTACCCCCAAAAGTACCCTGTTTCTTTTCGTGTAATGTCCGTGTGGGGAATCGCAGGTATTGGAAAATCATACCTAGTTAGAAGTATCTACCGCGACCAGATGAAGTTCAAGTACAGTCACCGATGGAGTAAACAAGCCTGGGCCGACGTTCCCCACCCGTTCAATTTGAGGGAGTTATGCCAGAGCTTACTTTTGAGTTTGTCTTCAGAATCTGGAAGTGGGAAGGTGGAGGAATATTTTGGTATGTCTTTAGCGGAAGATCCGATAAAGGAGTGCCGAGATATTCTGCGTGAACATCGGTGCCTCGTCGTTATCGACCATCTGTTGTCTATTGAAGACTGGGGCACGATAAATACAGCCTTAGGACTTGGTTCAACTAAAGCATATACCATTGTTATTACGAGTGAAGAAAGCATTGCCATACAATGTGCAGACACCTACTCAATATGCAACATCGGAAGCTTACAACCTGATGCGACCCTTCAGCTCTACAAGGACCAG ATAAATAAATCAACCAGTTATATAAGATCTGACATAGAGGAAGAAGAACTTGCATTAGTAAAGTCTGGAGGACTTCCCAAAGTAATAACCGCTGTATGTCGCTACATTGTGAGCAAAAGAAGTATGTGGGAGCTGAAATATGGCTTCATAGATATATTGAAAAACAGTCTATATTGTGGTGATCTTGAGGATTTCTTTATCTGGATGCAGTCATACTTTCGTTCTTGTCCGGATTTCCTCAAGCCCTGTGTCTTTTACCTGCCAATTTTTCCTCCAAACTACAACATTCGGCGCAGGCGTCTATTAAGGCGATGGATTGCAGAGGGCTACTGTATGAGCACTATTAGCGCTATTGCTGAGAGTAATGCTGAGACTTCCTTCGAGAAGCTCATGAGTCTAAGCATGATCCAGGAGCCACCACAGGGAATCAATTTGCCAGGCTCGGGCATAAATTTCTGTCAAATAAATGGGTTTTTTCATGAGTATATTATGTCACAACCAAAGGAAGATAATATGGTGTTTGCACTCGGGGGGGCTGATCAAAGCCAGCAGTACACAGGGCGACACCTTACCATCAGGAGCAACTGGAACAGATCAGAATTGTTTGAGATTATCGACTTCTCGCGGCTACGATCTTTGACAGTGTTTGGAGAGTGGAGGTCATTCTTCATCTCTAAGAAGATGCAGATGCTTCGGGTGCTTGATCTGGAAGACACCACCTCAGATGTATCAGATGAAGATGTCGAGCAAATAGTGGATATAATGTCACGCCTCAAGTTCCTCTCCCTGCGAGGATGCACTACTGTATCCCGTTTGCCCACTTCATTGGGCAATCTGAAGCAGTTGGAGACTCTAGATGTGAGACACACCTCTATAACTATGCTGCCAGAGACCATCACCAAGCTGCAAAAGCTGCAGTACATCCGTGCTGGCTCCACAGTTCCATCGACAGAGTCGCAATCAATACAACCAGGATcctacaggttacccaagtttcgCCGACACCAGTTTATCAGTGCTCATCTTGGTGTTAAGGTGCCCAGAGGGGTAGGGAAACTGACAGGTTTGGATACTCTGGGTGTTGTCAATGTTGGTGCCTCTGGGGGGAATGCCTTCCTGAAAGAGCTGAAGAATCTTACGCAAGTGTGCAAGCTTGCAGTGTCCGGCATCAACCGTCAGAACATCGTGGATTTCGTTTCTGCCATCTCGGCTCACAGCCTTTTGGACTCTTTGTCAATGCGTCTTGATAAGGATGGTAAGGGTGCCTTGTGTTCTGTCAATGATATCTCCGAGCCTCAGGAGATTCTCTTGACGAGCCTTAAGATTCACGGGGATGTAGACAATTTTCCAGCCTGGatgaagctttttttttctttgggaaAGTTGGATCTTGAAGTGACCATATTAACGCAGGAGATGATTGATACCCTTGCAGATGGGAATTTCAAATGCTTACGACTTTGTGTCAAGCCAACTGAAGATGGTGAGTACAATTTTTCTATCGGTCATACTTGGGGATTTACCTTCCTCCGGACCCTTGAGATTGATTGCAGCTCCACATTCCTACTAGCTTTTGGGGAAGATGGAGGGAAGGAGCTTGAGGTGCTGAAAGTTCACAGCTCTTGTAGGCCGCAGATTTCTGGGCTAGCGAACCTAGAGGGACTCCAGCTAGTCTGGCTTATAGGTTCTTGTGACAAGACACTCAAGGAAGACGTGGAGCGCCAACTTGCACAGCATCCAAATGAAATCAAACCTGTCTTGAAGCTGGAGGATGTATCTTCTCCCCAACTGGCAGAGCATCCAAATGAGATCGAACCTGTCGTGGAGCTGGAGGAAGAATCTTCTACCCAAGTTGCCGAGCATCCAAATGAAATCCAAATGGGATCAAACCTGTCTTGCAGCTCGAGAGATTCATTCTCATCTTGA